The following proteins come from a genomic window of Miscanthus floridulus cultivar M001 chromosome 2, ASM1932011v1, whole genome shotgun sequence:
- the LOC136538966 gene encoding putative disease resistance protein RGA3 translates to MAAVLGAFVPDTAVRWRGLVAGEVALRMGVAPEAKTLVARLERVGAAVRDAEARAACGDDGAARWLANVRAAAYEADGAVDRCRVAARRRRAHEQQKSQQQHDHQALPRLLSSCCDTDVSCGDIVADINNLNRKLHVILKEKHRLQLRSSLGDQHSAPVGTAHRLRKPERTRAAGADIVGSRIADDAAGLVRQLTETDGRTGCTIVAIIGPDGIGKTTLAKKVYGSERIRRAFGARSWVRIPREYNEAALLSQVIDSFGGDTTGGESFADLERTLVRLVEEKRFLLVLDDVRYGGVWEDVLRRPLERAAGRGSKVVITARHGSIAREMGAGHVHRVKKLDIDDGWLLLRTAASIADEATAGELKGVGEGIADKCGGVPLAIKAVAGVLRTRDRTAQEWGEVLASPAWLVKGLAEDAMKPLYLCYDDLPCHLKQCFLHCSLFPSDLAVDRRVLVQLWIAEGFVQIRADASVEEVAEEYYDELITRHLLQPAEEDEHGGAAWCTMHDMLRALAQLLAHGEELTGDSYRLLVDNDATFAPRRVSLPGRNLAAIPEKILKLERVRTLLLQKNPFTIEGSIFTRLQHLKVLDLSETAVELIPENLGNLVYLRFLNLSHTRIQAIPESIGSLWSLKFFLLRGCKTLHALPKGIEHLRGLRDLDLAGTVINDVAFRVGHLRSITSLCCFTVTSKEARAAQDRSGWPLDELKNLSQLRTLHIQKLEKAANRSEATEMLLDAKKGLRELELSCSSTVRPLQTPELVRKIEDIFEEMNPPLCLESLKLVNYFGTRFPRWLSLTFLPNLHDLDIIGCNFCQSFPPLGRLPELRSLYIADSFALKDIGAEFTGTEHPHQVPFPKLENLHLQGLQKLQTWTDIEPGAFPSLQELQLESCPKLQNLPVGLRHVTSLTKLHIADMASLEAVDDIATLMELSVWNTPNLKRISNLPSLEDINMCHCPMLESVENVDGLQTVHTFDHDLQDMPRWIEAHASKLRSLNFTSTVELLKRCLVDGPDWPVIKDIKEVHGYSTGSSYIYYKRSPYIFESNVSDEDNLSVRENEADLDNADDISVSSSGTGYLEIKGFFDSKVLKEGTTRAEEIVTGRSVGRTMLGLTHRRLHKLAEVAPEDDEVEDRADSAMLLPSNTTRATTSAAKVGCVVTDHHNDPGSLPKAISHESQAITTDEICHDNIVTSAFPRQTMSKTAKDVSSKPSTDGYATLTKSAAPIGHNLVRQGSQAINSTEIGQGSNFSSIRRKEHTSKKGEGITADVTVAKGISLVHPRQVMTSNKGKEDFADNAATTICSSDIVSQKHIKDQTATSANGSTNATPMPENPSDKEGPEKSAGVTGSSFIHEASHTVFFTEPTRDLASSLINSKQQMPEKEGEVSDALDPTDAVDNNGNQMEDDNISSSVKLNHEESKAIGDSTTNCDSGPCKLLAGLACSNQQTIKTLQAASADQNDVTDASSKKKSLGMESKITETARSRCAVESVKYLSGETAKNISRSLPKTAEPTSHPIDITEAAMRKAEATTVRKHSMNEAVNDDRTDKEAPCSIDAKADDSQQAAKVNTAVWVDTDTDTLRARLVDSMRHLRRMASRRRHRQRKRGSNNKWSIGPALVVILLLVSVVQLLFILWLYRRPLNQN, encoded by the exons ATGGCCGCGGTGCTCGGCGCGTTCGTGCCGGATACCGCGGTGCGGTGGCGCGGGCTGGTGGCGGGGGAGGTGGCGCTGCGGATGGGCGTCGCGCCGGAGGCCAAGACGCTGGTGGCCAGGCTGGAGCGGGTGGGCGCCGCGGTGCGGGACGCCGAGGCGCGGGCCGCGTGTGGGGACGACGGCGCGGCGCGGTGGCTGGCCAATGTGCGCGCTGCCGCTTACGAGGCGGACGGGGCCGTCGACCGGTGCAGGGTCGCCGCGCGCCGGCGCAGGGCCCACGAGCAACAGAAGAGCCAGCAGCAGCACGACCACCAG GCTCTTCCTCGGCTGCTATCCTCCTGCTGCGACACGGACGTGTCCTGTGGCGACATCGTGGCCGACATCAACAACCTGAACCGGAAGCTGCATGTCATCCTGAAGGAGAAGCATCGGCTTCAGCTCCGCTCTTCCCTCGGCGATCAGCACTCAGCGCCTGTGGGGACGGCACATAGGCTCCGGAAACCTGAGAGGACCCGGGCTGCTGGCGCCGACATCGTTGGCTCAAGGATCGCGGATGACGCGGCCGGGCTCGTCCGACAGCTGACAGAGACGGACGGGAGAACCGGCTGCACGATCGTCGCCATTATTGGCCCCGACGGAATCGGCAAGACCACGCTCGCCAAGAAGGTGTACGGCAGCGAGAGGATACGGCGCGCCTTTGGGGCGAGGTCATGGGTGCGCATTCCCAGggagtacaacgaggccgccctGCTCTCCCAGGTCATCGACTCGTTCGGCGGCGACACAACGGGCGGCGAGAGCTTCGCCGACCTCGAGAGGACGCTGGTCAGGCTGGTGGAGGAGAAGAGGTTCTTGCTCGTGCTGGACGACGTGCGGTACGGCGGGGTGTGGGAAGACGTGCTGAGGAGACCGCTCGAGCGCGCTGCTGGACGCGGCAGCAAGGTGGTGATCACGGCGCGGCACGGCAGCATTGCTCGGGAGATGGGCGCCGGCCACGTCCACCGCGTCAAGAAGCTGGACATCGACGATGGCTGGCTGCTGCTTCGCACGGCGGCCTCTATAGCTGACGAGGCCACGGCCGGCGAACTGAAGGGCGTGGGTGAGGGGATAGCTGATAAGTGCGGCGGTGTGCCATTGGCGATCAAGGCTGTTGCCGGCGTCCTGAGGACACGGGACCGGACCGCCCAAGAGTGGGGCGAGGTGCTCGCCAGCCCGGCGTGGTTGGTGAAGGGGCTCGCGGAGGATGCCATGAAGCCGCTATACCTGTGCTACGACGACCTGCCGTGCCACCTCAAGCAATGTTTCCTGCACTGCTCGCTGTTCCCCTCTGACCTCGCCGTGGATAGGCGCGTGCTCGTGCAGCTGTGGATAGCTGAAGGCTTCGTGCAGATCAGAGCCGATGCCAGTGTCGAGGAGGTGGCCGAGGAGTACTACGATGAGCTCATCACAAGGCACCTTCTCCAGCCGGCAGAGGAAGATGAACACGGTGGCGCCGCGTGGTGCACCATGCACGACATGCTGCGAGCTCTGGCGCAGCTGCTCGCACATGGTGAGGAGTTGACCGGCGACTCGTACCGACTGTTGGTCGACAACGATGCCACCTTCGCACCACGGCGTGTTTCACTCCCGGGAAGAAATCTGGCTGCGATACCTGAGAAGATTCTCAAGTTAGAAAGGGTAAGAACGCTGCTTCTTCAAAAGAACCCATTTACGATTGAAGGAAGCATCTTTACAAGATTGCAGCATCTTAAAGTATTAGACCTCAGCGAAACAGCAGTCGAGCTCATTCCAGAGAACCTGGGCAATCTTGTTTACCTGAGGTTCCTGAACCTGTCTCACACAAGGATTCAGGCAATTCCAGAATCCATAGGCAGCCTGTGGAGCCTGAAATTCTTTCTGCTAAGAGGATGCAAGACACTGCACGCGCTGCCAAAAGGGATAGAGCATCTGAGAGGACTCAGGGACCTTGACCTTGCCGGCACAGTGATCAATGACGTGGCATTCAGAGTAGGCCATCTGAGAAGCATCACATCACTCTGCTGCTTCACCGTGACGAGCAAAGAGGCGCGTGCCGCTCAGGATAGGAGCGGGTGGCCTCTGGATGAGCTCAAGAACTTATCTCAGCTGAGAACACTGCACATACAGAAGCTTGAGAAGGCTGCTAACCGATCAGAGGCAACTGAGATGTTACTTGATGCCAAGAAAGGCCTCAGGGAGCTCGAGCTGTCGTGCAGCAGCACTGTCAGGCCACTTCAGACACCGGAATTGGTCAGAAAGATTGAGGATATCTTCGAAGAGATGAATCCACCACTATGCCTGGAGTCACTGAAGCTTGTAAACTACTTTGGGACAAGGTTCCCAAGATGGCTATCACTGACCTTCCTGCCAAATCTCCATGATCTAGACATCATTGGGTGCAACTTCTGCCAGTCTTTTCCTCCATTAGGCCGTTTGCCAGAACTGAGATCCTTGTACATAGCAGACTCTTTCGCTCTGAAGGATATAGGTGCAGAGTTCACAGGCACCGAACACCCACATCAGGTTCCATTTCCGAAGCTGGAAAATCTGCACCTCCAAGGGCTGCAGAAGCTCCAGACATGGACAGACATCGAGCCAGGGGCATTTCCATCTCTGCAGGAACTTCAGCTTGAGAGCTGCCCCAAGCTGCAAAATCTTCCTGTTGGCCTCAGACATGTGACATCCCTGACCAAGCTACACATAGCAGATATGGCAAGCCTTGAGGCTGTGGATGACATTGCTACACTGATGGAATTGAGCGTTTGGAACACTCCTAATTTGAAGAGGATATCAAACCTGCCTTCCCTTGAAGATATCAACATGTGCCACTGCCCTATGTTGGAGAGTGTGGAGAATGTAGACGGATTACAAACAGTGCAcacctttgatcatgacttgcaGGACATGCCCAGATGGATTGAGGCACATGCTTCCAAGCTTCGATCACTGAATTTCACAAGCACAGTTGAGCTGCTGAAAAGGTGCTTGGTTGACGGTCCAGACTGGCCTGTGATTAAGGACATCAAGGAAGTTCATGGGTACTCCACTGGTTCCAGCTACATATACTATAAGAGGAGTCCTTATATCTTTGAGAGCAATGTGAGTGATGAAGATAACCTCAGTGTCAGAGAGAATGAAGCAGATCTTGATAATGCTGATGATATTTCAGTTTCATCTTCAGGTACTGGTTATCTAGAAATCAAAGGATTCTTTGACTCAAAAGTATTGAAGGAAGGAACTACCAGGGCTGAAGAAATTGTAACGGGTAGGAGTGTCGGGAGGACCATGCTGGGGCTCACTCATCGTCGCTTGCATAAGCTAGCAGAAGTTGCCCCTGAAGATGATGAGGTTGAGGACAGAGCAGATTCAGCTATGCTGCTTCCTTCTAATACAACAAGAGCTACAACATCTGCAGCAAAAGTTGGTTGTGTCGTGACTGATCATCATAATGATCCTGGTTCATTGCCAAAAGCTATAAGTCATGAGTCTCAAGCAATAACCACTGATGAAATCTGTCATGATAACATAGTAACGTCGGCTTTTCCCAGGCAAACCATGTCCAAAACAGCAAAGGACGTTTCTTCTAAACCTAGCACTGATGGATATGCTACTCTTACCAAATCTGCTGCTCCAATTGGTCATAACTTGGTCCGACAAGGGTCCCAAGCAATCAACAGTACTGAAATTGGTCAAGGTTCTAACTTCAGTAGTATCCGAAGGAAGGAACATACATCCAAGAAAGGAGAAGGTATTACTGCTGATGTTACTGTCGCTAAAGGCATTAGTCTAGTTCATCCAAGGCAAGTGATGACTTCCAATAAAGGAAAGGAGGATTTTGCTGACAATGCTGCAACTACCATCTGTTCATCCGATATAGTAAGTCAGAAACACATTAAGGACCAGACTGCAACTTCTGCAAATGGAAGCACAAATGCAACTCCAATGCCAGAAAATCCATCAGACAAAGAAGGACCGGAGAAATCTGCTGGTGTCACTGGTAGCAGTTTCATCCATGAAGCATCTCATACAGTCTTTTTCACTGAACCCACTCGAGATCTGGCTTCAAGTTTAATAAACAGCAAACAACAGATGCCGGAAAAAGAGGGAGAAGTTTCTGATGCTCTTGATCCTACTGATGCTGTTGACAACAATGGAAATCAGATGGAGGATGACAATATCAGTTCGTCAGTCAAGCTAAATCATGAGGAATCCAAAGCAATCGGTGATAGTACAACTAACTGTGATTCAGGGCCTTGCAAACTGCTTGCCGGTTTAGCCTGCAGCAACCAACAGACAATAAAGACTCTACAGGCAGCTTCTGCAGATCAAAACGATGTCACCGACGCTTCATCCAAGAAGAAAAGTCTCGGCATGGAAAGCAAAATCACGGAGACAGCCCGCAGCAGATGTGCGGTTGAATCAGTGAAATATTTATCTGGCGAAACAGCCAAGAACATCAGCCGATCCCTGCCGAAGACAGCGGAGCCTACGTCTCATCCCATTGATATCACGGAAGCAGCCATGAGAAAGGCAGAAGCCACCACGGTAAGGAAGCACTCAATGAATGAGGCGGTGAACGATGACCGTACCGACAAGGAAGCGCCATGCTCCATCGACGCCAAGGCCGACGATTCTCAACAGGCGGCAAAGGTGAACACCGCTGTGTGGGTCGACACGGACACGGACACCCTGCGCGCTCGGCTCGTCGACTCAATGCGGCACTTGCGCAGGATGGCATCTCGGCGGCGCCATCGGCAGAGGAAGCGCGGCTCGAATAACAAGTGGAGTATCGGGCCAGCGCTGGTGGTCATCCTCCTGCTTGTCTCCGTGGTGCAGCTGCTGTTCATACTCTGGCTGTACCGGAGGCCCCTGAACCAAAACTAG
- the LOC136538965 gene encoding uncharacterized protein isoform X3: protein MGRPRSNPFSSSPGTSSDSHPYIPIFHPSGPVLQSVPLAFPFSCFRVVDGASPPPPEGVMEAPICPPEPPKREIVRVTKAIIKEKPSAFSSVGSAGKDGGGNAGGALNAAVFKRFHSSAPGARAEGGHVEAGEDGDLGFGSAGDARLDLDVEETGAVGRRDPRRAEEPSCLSLVDDEHWNDAKARRVVVLGDDPRPRPASRRGRARPTRGGRGGEGGGEGGRALYNHYASGGGWWHGDMEGVDGEEVGWTDDMWEGMGSVTLGGLEWH from the exons ATGGGCAGACCACGCTCAAATCCTTTCTCTTCAAGCCCAGGTACATCGTCTGATTCGCATCCATATATCCCAATTTTTCACCCCTCGGGGCCAGTTCTTCAATCTGTGCCCCTTGCGTTCCCCTTTTCGTGCTTCAGGGTTGTCGATGgggcatcgccgccgccgccggaggggGTGATGGAGGCGCCGATCTGTCCGCCGGAGCCGCCGAAGCGGGAGATTGTCAGAGTCACCAAGGCGATCATTAAGGAGAAGCCGAGCGCGTTCTCCTCGGTGGGCTCCGCGGGCAAGGACGGGGGCGGCAACGCGGGCGGGGCTTTGAACGCCGCGGTCTTCAAGCGGTTCCACAGTTCAGCCCCGGGGGCGAGAGCGGAAGGCGGCCACGTGGAGGCAGGGGAAGACGGCGACCTCGGCTTCGGCAGTGCAGGCGACGCCCGGCTGGACCTGGACGTCGAGGAGACCGGGGCGGTGGGCCGCCGCGATCCCAGGAGAGCGGAAGAGCCCTCTTG TCTGTCACTGGTTGATGACGAGCACTGGAACGACGCCAAGGCCAGACGCGTGGTGGTGCTCGGCGACGACCCGAGGCCGCGGCCGGCGAGTAGGCGGGGGCGCGCGAGGCCCacccgcggcggccgcggcggtgagGGCGGGGGAGAGGGCGGCCGCGCTTTGTACAACCACT ACGCGAGCGGGGGCGGGTGGTGGCACGGCGACATGGAGGGCGTGGACGGGGAAGAGGTCGGCTGGACGGACGACATGTGGGAGGGGATGGGATCCGTCACGCTCGGCGGCTTGGAGTGGCACTAA
- the LOC136538965 gene encoding uncharacterized protein isoform X1 → MGRPRSNPFSSSPGTSSDSHPYIPIFHPSGPVLQSVPLAFPFSCFRVVDGASPPPPEGVMEAPICPPEPPKREIVRVTKAIIKEKPSAFSSVGSAGKDGGGNAGGALNAAVFKRFHSSAPGARAEGGHVEAGEDGDLGFGSAGDARLDLDVEETGAVGRRDPRRAEEPSWCASSHARLAFLSNCSDLLPPASLSLVDDEHWNDAKARRVVVLGDDPRPRPASRRGRARPTRGGRGGEGGGEGGRALYNHYASGGGWWHGDMEGVDGEEVGWTDDMWEGMGSVTLGGLEWH, encoded by the exons ATGGGCAGACCACGCTCAAATCCTTTCTCTTCAAGCCCAGGTACATCGTCTGATTCGCATCCATATATCCCAATTTTTCACCCCTCGGGGCCAGTTCTTCAATCTGTGCCCCTTGCGTTCCCCTTTTCGTGCTTCAGGGTTGTCGATGgggcatcgccgccgccgccggaggggGTGATGGAGGCGCCGATCTGTCCGCCGGAGCCGCCGAAGCGGGAGATTGTCAGAGTCACCAAGGCGATCATTAAGGAGAAGCCGAGCGCGTTCTCCTCGGTGGGCTCCGCGGGCAAGGACGGGGGCGGCAACGCGGGCGGGGCTTTGAACGCCGCGGTCTTCAAGCGGTTCCACAGTTCAGCCCCGGGGGCGAGAGCGGAAGGCGGCCACGTGGAGGCAGGGGAAGACGGCGACCTCGGCTTCGGCAGTGCAGGCGACGCCCGGCTGGACCTGGACGTCGAGGAGACCGGGGCGGTGGGCCGCCGCGATCCCAGGAGAGCGGAAGAGCCCTCTTGGTGCGCGTCCAGCCATGCCCGTCTTGCATTTCTCTCAAATTGTTCCGACCTTCTCCCTCCTGCCAGTCTGTCACTGGTTGATGACGAGCACTGGAACGACGCCAAGGCCAGACGCGTGGTGGTGCTCGGCGACGACCCGAGGCCGCGGCCGGCGAGTAGGCGGGGGCGCGCGAGGCCCacccgcggcggccgcggcggtgagGGCGGGGGAGAGGGCGGCCGCGCTTTGTACAACCACT ACGCGAGCGGGGGCGGGTGGTGGCACGGCGACATGGAGGGCGTGGACGGGGAAGAGGTCGGCTGGACGGACGACATGTGGGAGGGGATGGGATCCGTCACGCTCGGCGGCTTGGAGTGGCACTAA
- the LOC136538965 gene encoding uncharacterized protein isoform X2 has protein sequence MKRQQHRKNYPSGIRSADGQTTLKSFLFKPRVVDGASPPPPEGVMEAPICPPEPPKREIVRVTKAIIKEKPSAFSSVGSAGKDGGGNAGGALNAAVFKRFHSSAPGARAEGGHVEAGEDGDLGFGSAGDARLDLDVEETGAVGRRDPRRAEEPSWCASSHARLAFLSNCSDLLPPASLSLVDDEHWNDAKARRVVVLGDDPRPRPASRRGRARPTRGGRGGEGGGEGGRALYNHYASGGGWWHGDMEGVDGEEVGWTDDMWEGMGSVTLGGLEWH, from the exons ATGAAGCGGCAGCAGCACCGGAAGAATTACCCGAGCGGGATCCGGTCGGCCGATGGGCAGACCACGCTCAAATCCTTTCTCTTCAAGCCCAG GGTTGTCGATGgggcatcgccgccgccgccggaggggGTGATGGAGGCGCCGATCTGTCCGCCGGAGCCGCCGAAGCGGGAGATTGTCAGAGTCACCAAGGCGATCATTAAGGAGAAGCCGAGCGCGTTCTCCTCGGTGGGCTCCGCGGGCAAGGACGGGGGCGGCAACGCGGGCGGGGCTTTGAACGCCGCGGTCTTCAAGCGGTTCCACAGTTCAGCCCCGGGGGCGAGAGCGGAAGGCGGCCACGTGGAGGCAGGGGAAGACGGCGACCTCGGCTTCGGCAGTGCAGGCGACGCCCGGCTGGACCTGGACGTCGAGGAGACCGGGGCGGTGGGCCGCCGCGATCCCAGGAGAGCGGAAGAGCCCTCTTGGTGCGCGTCCAGCCATGCCCGTCTTGCATTTCTCTCAAATTGTTCCGACCTTCTCCCTCCTGCCAGTCTGTCACTGGTTGATGACGAGCACTGGAACGACGCCAAGGCCAGACGCGTGGTGGTGCTCGGCGACGACCCGAGGCCGCGGCCGGCGAGTAGGCGGGGGCGCGCGAGGCCCacccgcggcggccgcggcggtgagGGCGGGGGAGAGGGCGGCCGCGCTTTGTACAACCACT ACGCGAGCGGGGGCGGGTGGTGGCACGGCGACATGGAGGGCGTGGACGGGGAAGAGGTCGGCTGGACGGACGACATGTGGGAGGGGATGGGATCCGTCACGCTCGGCGGCTTGGAGTGGCACTAA